A region of Blattabacterium cuenoti STAT DNA encodes the following proteins:
- the rpoB gene encoding DNA-directed RNA polymerase subunit beta: MVNTEKKRITFASVAKQVKYPDFLDIQIKSFKEFFQLDAKPENRKNEGLFKAFTENFPISDARNSFVLEFKGYSIDSPRYSIEECIERGLTYSVPLKAKLKLYCTDPDHEDFETVYQDVYLGTYPYMTPSGSFIFNGSERVIVSQLHRSPGVFFGQSHHANGTKLYSARIIPFKGSWIEFATDINNIMYAYIDRKKKLPMTTLLRAIGYERDKEILEIFDLAEEIEIKGNEKNILNRTLAARVLKIWHEDFVDEDTGEVLSVEKNEILIDRNILLKEEHLDLMIHHEIKTILLHKEGERKKDYSIIYNTLHKDPTNSEKEAVEYIYRQLRNTEPPDEETARGIIDKLFFSDTRYSLGPVGRYRLNKRLGLNIDPNYLVLTKKDIIAIVEHLNALFNSKREVDDIDHLSNRRVRTVGEQLYTQFSIGLARMARTIRERMNVRDNEVFMPVDLINAKTLSSVINTFFGTNQLSQFMDQTNPLSEITHKRRLSALGPGGLSRERAGFEVRDVNYSHYGRLCPIETPEGPNIGLISSLSVFAKINHMGFVETPYRIVFNKKVNLKSEVKYLSAEEEEGRIIAQANAIDQHGFFLSDRIIAREGGDFPIVKPNQVNYIDVAPNQIASISASLIPFLEHDDANRALMGSNMMRQAVPLLKPDAPIVGTGLEEQVAIDSRILINAKKNGFVEYVDARKIIIRYDKTYKEDLVSFDSKIQVYDLIKFRKTNQNTCITLKPIVKKGMRVVQGQILCEGYATENGELALGKNLKAAFIPCNGYNFEDAVLISEKVVNEDWFTSIHIDEYSLDVRDTKLGMEEFTNDIPNVSEDATKDLDENGIIRVGAEVKPGDILIGKITPKGESDPTPEEKLLRAIFGDKAGNVKDASLRAEPSLFGIVIDTKLFTRSIKDKISRIQDKIKITHLEKEYEKKFLFIRNLLIKKLQSILDDKICHNSILSDKKQELIKKGTKFNTKILNSIQNYIEIYSSNWTDNIDTNNLVSEILHNYKIAVNDLNSIFKHKKFSITVGDELPSGIIKMAKVYIAKKRKLKVGDKMAGRHGNKGVVARILREEDMPFLEDGSPVDIVLNPLGVPSRMNIGQIYETVLGWSGQKLNMKFSTPIFDGATIKEICKYTDKAKIPRFGTTYLFDGGTGERFDQPATVGVIYMLKLGHMVDDKMHARSIGPYSLITQQPLGGKAQFGGQRFGEMEVWALEAFGASNILREILTVKSDDVSGRAKTYESIVKGDPMPEPNNPESFNVLCYELKGLGLDIRMEE, translated from the coding sequence AGCTAAATTAAAATTATATTGTACTGATCCAGATCATGAAGATTTTGAAACTGTATATCAAGATGTTTATTTAGGAACATATCCTTATATGACTCCATCTGGTTCTTTTATTTTTAATGGATCAGAAAGAGTTATTGTATCTCAATTACATCGTTCTCCTGGTGTTTTTTTTGGTCAATCCCATCATGCTAATGGAACTAAACTTTATTCCGCTAGAATAATTCCATTTAAAGGATCATGGATAGAATTTGCTACAGATATCAATAATATCATGTATGCATATATTGATAGAAAGAAAAAATTACCTATGACAACTTTATTGCGTGCAATAGGGTATGAAAGAGACAAAGAAATATTGGAAATATTTGATTTAGCTGAAGAAATAGAAATAAAAGGAAACGAAAAAAACATATTGAATAGAACTTTAGCAGCTAGAGTTTTGAAAATCTGGCATGAAGATTTTGTTGATGAAGATACAGGAGAAGTTTTATCTGTAGAAAAAAATGAGATTCTTATAGATAGAAATATTCTTTTGAAAGAAGAACATCTTGATCTTATGATTCATCATGAAATAAAGACTATTTTATTGCATAAAGAAGGAGAAAGAAAAAAAGATTATTCTATTATTTATAATACCCTACATAAAGATCCAACTAATTCTGAAAAAGAAGCAGTAGAATATATTTATAGACAACTTAGAAATACTGAACCTCCAGATGAGGAAACCGCAAGAGGAATTATAGATAAACTTTTTTTTTCTGATACTAGATATAGTTTAGGTCCTGTTGGAAGATATCGTTTAAATAAACGTCTTGGATTAAATATAGATCCTAATTATTTAGTTTTAACTAAAAAAGATATTATTGCAATAGTAGAACATTTAAATGCCTTGTTTAATTCTAAAAGAGAAGTAGATGACATTGATCATTTATCCAATAGACGAGTAAGAACAGTAGGAGAACAACTTTATACCCAATTTAGTATTGGTTTAGCTAGAATGGCTAGAACTATAAGAGAAAGAATGAATGTTCGTGATAATGAAGTTTTTATGCCTGTAGATCTTATTAATGCTAAAACTTTATCATCCGTTATAAATACTTTTTTTGGAACAAATCAATTATCTCAATTTATGGATCAAACAAATCCTTTATCTGAGATAACTCATAAAAGAAGACTTTCTGCATTAGGACCAGGTGGTCTATCTAGAGAAAGAGCCGGTTTTGAAGTTAGAGATGTAAATTATTCTCATTATGGAAGATTATGTCCTATAGAAACTCCAGAAGGACCTAATATAGGATTGATCTCTTCTCTTTCTGTATTTGCAAAGATAAATCATATGGGATTTGTTGAAACACCTTATCGAATTGTTTTTAATAAAAAAGTAAATTTAAAATCTGAAGTAAAATATTTAAGTGCAGAAGAAGAAGAAGGAAGAATTATAGCACAAGCTAATGCCATTGATCAACATGGTTTTTTTTTGTCCGATAGGATTATAGCACGTGAAGGAGGAGATTTTCCTATAGTAAAACCTAATCAAGTAAATTATATAGATGTAGCTCCAAATCAAATAGCTTCTATATCTGCTTCTCTTATTCCTTTTTTAGAACATGATGATGCAAATAGAGCTTTAATGGGGTCTAATATGATGCGTCAAGCAGTTCCATTATTAAAACCTGATGCTCCTATTGTAGGAACCGGATTAGAGGAACAAGTAGCAATAGATTCTCGTATATTGATTAATGCAAAAAAAAATGGATTTGTAGAATATGTTGATGCAAGAAAAATAATTATTCGTTATGATAAAACATATAAAGAAGATTTAGTAAGTTTTGATTCTAAAATACAAGTTTATGATTTAATAAAATTTAGAAAAACAAATCAAAATACATGTATAACTTTGAAACCTATTGTAAAAAAAGGAATGAGAGTTGTTCAAGGACAAATTTTATGTGAAGGATATGCTACAGAAAATGGAGAATTGGCGTTAGGAAAAAATTTGAAAGCTGCCTTTATTCCATGTAATGGATATAATTTTGAAGATGCTGTTTTAATTTCAGAAAAAGTGGTAAATGAAGATTGGTTTACTTCTATACATATAGATGAGTATTCTTTAGATGTTCGTGATACAAAATTAGGAATGGAAGAATTTACTAATGATATTCCTAACGTAAGTGAAGACGCTACTAAAGATTTAGATGAAAATGGAATTATAAGAGTAGGAGCTGAAGTAAAACCTGGAGATATTCTCATTGGAAAAATAACTCCAAAAGGAGAATCTGATCCTACACCAGAAGAAAAACTACTAAGAGCTATTTTTGGAGATAAAGCAGGAAATGTTAAAGATGCCTCTTTAAGAGCTGAACCATCATTGTTCGGAATTGTTATAGACACAAAATTATTTACTAGAAGTATAAAAGATAAAATATCTAGAATTCAGGATAAAATTAAAATAACACATTTAGAAAAAGAATATGAAAAAAAATTTTTGTTTATTAGAAATTTATTGATCAAAAAACTACAATCTATTTTAGATGACAAAATATGTCATAATTCCATTTTAAGTGATAAAAAACAAGAACTTATAAAAAAAGGAACCAAGTTTAATACAAAAATACTAAATAGTATACAAAATTATATAGAAATTTATTCTAGTAATTGGACTGATAATATTGATACCAATAATTTGGTATCAGAAATTTTGCATAATTATAAAATAGCGGTAAATGACTTAAATAGTATATTTAAACATAAAAAATTCTCTATTACTGTTGGTGATGAATTACCTTCAGGAATTATTAAAATGGCTAAGGTGTATATCGCTAAAAAAAGAAAATTAAAAGTAGGAGATAAAATGGCAGGAAGACATGGAAATAAAGGAGTAGTAGCTAGAATTTTAAGAGAAGAAGATATGCCTTTTTTAGAAGATGGAAGTCCTGTAGATATTGTATTAAATCCTTTAGGAGTTCCTTCTAGAATGAATATAGGTCAAATATATGAAACTGTATTAGGATGGTCAGGTCAGAAATTAAATATGAAATTTTCAACTCCTATCTTTGATGGGGCAACTATAAAAGAAATTTGTAAATATACAGATAAAGCAAAAATCCCACGTTTTGGAACAACTTATTTATTTGATGGAGGCACAGGAGAAAGATTTGATCAACCTGCTACTGTAGGAGTAATATATATGTTAAAATTAGGTCATATGGTAGATGATAAAATGCATGCCCGTTCAATAGGTCCTTATTCTTTAATCACTCAACAACCTTTAGGAGGAAAAGCTCAATTTGGAGGACAACGTTTTGGAGAAATGGAAGTTTGGGCATTGGAAGCTTTTGGAGCATCTAATATTTTACGCGAAATTTTAACTGTTAAATCAGATGATGTTTCTGGAAGAGCTAAAACTTATGAATCCATAGTAAAAGGAGATCCTATGCCTGAACCTAATAATCCAGAATCTTTTAATGTTCTTTGTTATGAATTAAAAGGATTAGGGTTAGATATTCGTATGGAAGAATAA